A single region of the Natronorubrum daqingense genome encodes:
- a CDS encoding ATP-binding protein, translating into MDAFVNRTEELERLHELYESDDAELGIVFGRRRLGKTELLKQSLEGYDDAVVYQARQKTSALQLEQFVDIAAQSYPGVARIRQEWEDILGYLAEQDAIVVLDEFPYLVEQDRSLPSVLQAMFDHDLDDSSSTIVLVGSSISMMEEAALLGNSPLYGRSSLKLDIRQLPFDAAMEFVGDEYSPAEQVLTWGIFGGVPYYLEEISAANTLAENVYRTILTRHGTLHDEPDYVLRMELREPTRYFSILEAIAGGNTSRNEIAGATGIEYNQLSKYLDRLARLRLIDRHVPITEQKARSKRSRYRIREPFFRFWFHFVYGSGDRYDELGSDAYETLIEPKLPDFVSRSFETLCCGALRTLYPEYTITETGQWWYKDHEIDVVGLTTEDALVVGECKFQRSPLGYDAFSNLKRHAEELRWTPPDGQERVEQYALFSRTGFKPSVEEAATERDDLRLFTIEDVVDAVRA; encoded by the coding sequence ATGGACGCGTTCGTGAACCGAACGGAGGAACTCGAGCGACTGCACGAACTCTACGAGTCCGACGATGCAGAGCTTGGCATCGTGTTCGGTCGGCGACGACTCGGAAAGACCGAACTGCTCAAACAGTCACTCGAGGGGTACGACGACGCCGTCGTCTATCAGGCGAGACAGAAGACGAGCGCGTTGCAACTCGAGCAGTTCGTCGACATCGCGGCGCAGTCGTATCCCGGCGTGGCTCGGATTCGCCAGGAATGGGAGGATATCCTCGGTTATCTTGCGGAGCAAGACGCAATCGTCGTCCTCGACGAATTTCCGTACCTCGTCGAACAGGACCGGAGTTTGCCGTCCGTCCTGCAGGCGATGTTCGATCACGACCTCGATGACTCGTCGTCGACAATCGTCCTCGTCGGGTCATCGATCAGTATGATGGAAGAAGCGGCGCTCCTCGGAAACAGCCCACTGTACGGGCGCTCCTCGCTAAAACTGGATATCCGGCAACTACCGTTCGACGCTGCGATGGAATTCGTCGGCGACGAGTATTCCCCGGCCGAACAGGTCCTCACGTGGGGAATTTTCGGAGGGGTTCCCTACTACCTAGAAGAGATTTCAGCGGCAAACACCCTCGCGGAGAACGTTTACCGGACGATTCTTACCCGGCACGGAACACTCCACGACGAACCAGATTACGTCCTCCGGATGGAACTGAGGGAACCGACTCGATACTTTTCGATCCTCGAGGCGATTGCTGGCGGAAACACGAGTCGTAACGAGATTGCGGGGGCGACGGGAATCGAGTACAATCAGCTATCGAAGTACCTCGATCGACTGGCTCGATTGCGGCTGATCGATCGCCACGTGCCGATCACCGAGCAGAAAGCGCGAAGTAAACGAAGCCGCTACCGAATTCGTGAACCGTTCTTTCGCTTCTGGTTTCACTTCGTCTACGGGAGCGGAGACCGGTACGACGAACTCGGTTCCGATGCGTACGAGACGCTGATCGAACCGAAACTTCCCGATTTCGTCAGTCGATCGTTCGAAACGCTGTGTTGTGGCGCGCTCCGAACGCTCTATCCGGAGTACACGATCACGGAGACGGGACAGTGGTGGTACAAAGACCACGAAATAGACGTCGTCGGGCTGACGACGGAAGACGCACTCGTCGTCGGCGAATGCAAATTCCAACGATCGCCCCTCGGATACGACGCGTTTTCGAACCTGAAACGCCACGCCGAGGAACTTCGCTGGACGCCACCGGATGGACAGGAGCGAGTCGAACAGTACGCACTCTTCTCTCGAACTGGGTTCAAACCCTCCGTCGAAGAAGCGGCGACGGAACGAGACGACCTGCGGCTATTCACGATCGAGGATGTCGTCGACGCAGTGCGAGCCTAG
- a CDS encoding MarR family transcriptional regulator: MSSQEHRPAPLIDPIPSDLDSTQAKLVYLYLEATDGATIDDLGATLSMSKLSILSILNTLSSAGHVDRANGEYVISA; encoded by the coding sequence ATGAGTTCACAAGAACACCGACCCGCTCCGCTCATCGATCCAATTCCAAGCGATCTCGATTCGACCCAGGCCAAACTGGTGTACCTCTATCTCGAGGCGACCGACGGCGCGACTATCGACGACCTCGGCGCGACGCTCTCGATGTCCAAACTGTCCATTCTGAGCATCCTGAACACGCTCTCGAGTGCTGGCCACGTCGACCGAGCCAACGGCGAGTACGTTATTAGCGCGTGA
- a CDS encoding metallophosphoesterase, which yields MSDESRRSTVARVEPVPDEPVAIATVGDERALLVADYHAGYEAGLRSERGVTVPSRATERRERLLTLLERTDPDRLVALGDLMHSIGDPGGAERGELEVLLESVPRTIPVTVVKGNHDGAIETWLTEDEAEIETSVTVVPGAGIDLGAGTVGVCHGHTWPTPATLECDVLCLGHEHPCVRLEDDVGGSRVERTWLRGELDPKPFRPRPEYEGLSWLSDGAIDPPRVVVLPAFNDLVGGTWINVPGQSFLSPFLPAGIASGEAYLLDGTRLGPYQSV from the coding sequence ATGTCCGACGAGTCTCGTCGATCCACTGTGGCCCGCGTCGAACCGGTTCCCGACGAACCGGTGGCGATTGCGACCGTCGGTGACGAACGCGCACTGCTCGTCGCCGACTATCACGCCGGCTACGAAGCCGGATTGCGCTCCGAACGCGGCGTTACGGTTCCGAGTCGGGCCACAGAGCGCCGCGAACGCCTTCTCACGCTCCTCGAGCGAACCGATCCCGACAGACTCGTCGCACTCGGCGATCTCATGCACTCGATCGGCGACCCTGGCGGGGCCGAACGCGGCGAACTCGAGGTCTTACTCGAGTCCGTTCCGCGGACGATTCCCGTCACGGTGGTGAAAGGGAACCACGACGGGGCGATCGAGACGTGGCTCACCGAGGACGAAGCCGAAATCGAGACGAGCGTGACGGTCGTCCCCGGTGCCGGTATCGACCTGGGCGCGGGCACCGTCGGTGTCTGTCACGGCCACACCTGGCCCACACCGGCCACACTCGAGTGCGACGTGCTCTGTCTCGGCCACGAACACCCCTGTGTCCGCCTCGAGGACGACGTGGGCGGCAGCCGCGTCGAACGCACGTGGCTTCGCGGCGAACTCGACCCCAAGCCGTTCCGACCGCGACCCGAGTACGAGGGACTCTCGTGGCTGAGCGACGGCGCGATTGATCCGCCTCGAGTCGTGGTTCTCCCGGCGTTCAACGACCTCGTCGGTGGAACGTGGATCAACGTCCCCGGCCAGTCGTTTCTCTCACCGTTCTTGCCGGCCGGCATCGCCAGTGGCGAAGCCTACTTGCTCGACGGAACGCGACTCGGGCCGTACCAGTCGGTGTAG
- a CDS encoding Single-stranded DNA binding protein: MELDKHAEDLASDLGVDKEEVTADLQNLVEYSVPIDEAKQSLRRKYGDGSSGGGGAPSSKDLGDVTPEDGNVTVTGVVLTAGKRSIRYQGDDHVIVEGRLADETGAIDYTAWEDFGLSPGDTITAGNAGVREWDGEPELNLGESTSLSFEEESLDIPYESGGESQLADLHTGDRAVTVDVTVTDCERRTIDGRDGETEILSGVVGDESGRLPFTNWDPVPEIEDGGTVRIENAYVQEFRGVPEVNVSEFSSVTPLEAEIDVGADATTMNVGDAVRTGGIYDVELSGNVIAVRDGSGLIQRCPECYRVVQKGQCRTHGDVDGIDDMRVKAILDDGTGAVTVVLDDDLTEQVYDGTLEDALEQAREAMDQEVVADTIRDRIVGLEYRVRGHLSVDEYGSNLDAESFEERSDDPTARARAFLEEVDA; encoded by the coding sequence ATGGAACTCGACAAGCATGCTGAGGATCTCGCCTCCGACCTCGGTGTTGACAAAGAGGAGGTCACCGCAGACTTGCAGAATTTGGTGGAGTACAGCGTTCCCATCGACGAAGCCAAACAGAGCCTTCGACGCAAGTACGGCGACGGCTCGAGCGGTGGTGGCGGCGCTCCCTCGAGCAAGGACCTCGGCGACGTCACGCCCGAGGACGGGAACGTCACCGTCACGGGCGTCGTGTTGACGGCCGGAAAACGCTCGATTCGTTACCAGGGCGACGATCACGTGATCGTCGAGGGGCGCCTCGCCGACGAGACCGGCGCGATCGATTACACCGCCTGGGAGGACTTCGGTCTCTCGCCGGGCGATACGATCACGGCGGGGAATGCGGGCGTCCGCGAGTGGGACGGCGAACCCGAACTCAACCTCGGCGAGAGCACGTCCTTGTCCTTCGAGGAGGAATCGCTCGATATCCCGTACGAATCCGGCGGCGAATCCCAACTCGCCGACCTCCACACCGGCGACCGTGCCGTCACCGTCGACGTCACCGTCACGGACTGTGAACGCCGGACGATCGACGGCCGCGACGGCGAGACCGAAATTTTGAGCGGCGTCGTCGGCGACGAGAGCGGCCGACTACCGTTTACGAACTGGGATCCGGTGCCCGAAATCGAAGACGGCGGGACGGTCCGCATCGAGAACGCCTACGTCCAGGAGTTCCGCGGCGTCCCCGAAGTCAACGTCTCGGAGTTCTCGAGCGTCACGCCACTCGAGGCCGAGATCGACGTCGGTGCCGACGCGACGACGATGAACGTCGGCGACGCCGTCCGAACGGGTGGCATCTACGACGTCGAACTCAGCGGCAACGTGATCGCCGTTCGCGACGGCTCCGGGCTCATCCAGCGCTGTCCCGAGTGCTATCGCGTGGTCCAGAAGGGCCAGTGTCGAACCCACGGCGACGTCGACGGGATCGACGACATGCGCGTCAAGGCGATCCTCGACGACGGCACCGGCGCCGTCACCGTCGTCCTCGACGACGATCTGACCGAACAGGTCTACGACGGCACGCTCGAGGACGCCCTCGAACAGGCCCGTGAAGCGATGGACCAGGAGGTCGTCGCCGACACGATTCGCGATCGAATCGTCGGCCTCGAGTACCGCGTGCGCGGCCACCTCTCGGTCGACGAGTACGGCTCGAATCTCGACGCCGAGTCCTTCGAGGAGCGAAGTGACGACCCGACGGCCCGTGCACGGGCCTTCCTCGAGGAGGTGGACGCATGA
- a CDS encoding cupredoxin domain-containing protein: protein MSPDESPTRRRMLKLSAVAVLPAALAGCNDNGNGEDEPANGNDENGNDENGNGEPIEPGEIELDGETEAWTGVAPDEIADEENPTLTLEEGESYEITWENIDGVDHNIEIRDDDDEVVDGYETDLMGDEGETQTLEIDEVTDEMTQYVCEPHEGTMVGDVEVA from the coding sequence ATGTCACCAGACGAGTCACCAACCCGACGGCGAATGCTCAAACTGAGCGCAGTCGCCGTCCTTCCGGCGGCGCTGGCTGGATGTAACGACAACGGGAACGGCGAAGACGAACCGGCGAACGGTAACGACGAGAACGGTAACGACGAGAACGGAAACGGCGAACCGATCGAGCCGGGCGAGATCGAACTCGACGGCGAAACGGAAGCCTGGACCGGCGTCGCACCGGACGAAATCGCCGACGAAGAGAACCCGACGCTCACCCTCGAAGAAGGAGAGTCCTACGAGATTACGTGGGAGAACATCGACGGCGTCGACCACAACATCGAGATTCGAGACGATGACGACGAAGTCGTCGACGGCTACGAGACCGACCTGATGGGCGACGAAGGAGAAACGCAGACCCTCGAGATCGACGAAGTGACCGACGAGATGACACAGTACGTCTGTGAGCCCCACGAGGGGACGATGGTCGGTGACGTCGAAGTGGCCTAA
- a CDS encoding 2,5-diamino-6-(ribosylamino)-4(3H)-pyrimidinone 5'-phosphate reductase, which yields MHVVVNAATSADGKLSSRKREQVAISGESDFARMDRLRAESDAIVVGVGTVLADDPHLTVKDEALCERRAKNGRPEQPARIVVDSSGRTPVDAAILDDAAPTYVCVSDDAPVDRRANLTDHANLVSAGDDRVDLLRAFAGLQEEGLERIMVEGGGELIFSLFECGLVDELRMYVGGTVIGGRDAPTLADGAGFVEDFPSLALERVERIDDGALLCWTVDEIDD from the coding sequence ATGCACGTCGTCGTCAACGCCGCCACGAGCGCGGACGGCAAACTCTCTTCGCGGAAGCGCGAGCAGGTCGCGATCAGCGGCGAGAGCGATTTCGCCCGCATGGACCGACTCAGAGCCGAAAGCGACGCTATTGTGGTCGGCGTCGGAACTGTTCTCGCCGACGATCCACACCTGACAGTCAAGGACGAAGCCCTGTGCGAGCGACGGGCAAAAAACGGCCGACCCGAACAGCCCGCCCGGATCGTGGTCGACTCGAGCGGACGGACGCCAGTAGACGCCGCGATTCTCGACGACGCGGCTCCGACGTACGTCTGCGTGAGCGACGACGCCCCCGTGGACCGACGCGCGAATCTCACGGACCATGCGAACCTCGTGAGCGCCGGCGACGACCGAGTCGACCTCCTCCGGGCGTTCGCCGGGCTACAGGAGGAGGGCCTCGAGCGAATCATGGTCGAGGGCGGTGGCGAACTCATCTTCTCGCTGTTCGAGTGCGGACTGGTCGACGAACTCCGAATGTACGTCGGTGGAACCGTCATCGGCGGCCGTGACGCGCCGACGCTGGCCGACGGCGCGGGGTTCGTCGAAGACTTTCCGTCGCTCGCGCTCGAGCGCGTCGAGCGGATCGACGACGGGGCGTTGCTGTGCTGGACGGTCGACGAAATCGACGACTGA
- a CDS encoding P-loop NTPase family protein, which yields MAVDSGESVVVCPECGHEQSIRQEPLLIVSGAGGTGKSAVLHELRGTRDDAVLLDSDVVWRDEFWDEIDWYVQTWLRLCRDIAQSKRPPVLFGAGLGVPASIEAHPQHECFSEIHYLVLVCDEDEQERRLRARPSGRHPGEFAMDQSDIDAQVEFNQWFKNTADDEDFTVIETTDATVEETTAQVDEWISSHVSNKTL from the coding sequence ATGGCGGTCGATTCAGGGGAGTCCGTAGTCGTCTGTCCGGAGTGTGGACACGAACAATCGATCCGCCAAGAGCCGCTGCTCATCGTTAGTGGAGCAGGTGGGACCGGGAAATCAGCGGTACTCCACGAGCTTCGCGGAACGCGTGACGATGCCGTGCTCCTCGATTCGGATGTCGTGTGGCGCGATGAGTTCTGGGACGAAATCGATTGGTACGTTCAGACGTGGCTTCGCCTCTGTCGGGATATTGCCCAATCGAAACGCCCGCCGGTTCTGTTCGGAGCGGGGCTCGGCGTTCCCGCGAGTATCGAAGCACACCCACAACACGAGTGCTTCTCGGAGATTCACTATCTCGTTCTCGTCTGTGACGAGGACGAGCAAGAACGGCGACTAAGGGCTCGTCCCTCGGGACGCCATCCCGGTGAGTTTGCGATGGACCAATCCGACATCGACGCCCAAGTAGAGTTCAATCAATGGTTCAAAAATACCGCAGACGACGAGGACTTCACGGTCATCGAGACGACCGACGCGACGGTTGAGGAAACCACAGCGCAAGTTGACGAGTGGATTTCGAGCCACGTGTCCAACAAGACGCTCTGA
- the msrA gene encoding peptide-methionine (S)-S-oxide reductase MsrA, producing the protein MERATFGGGCFWCIEAAFEELAGVESVTSGYAGGHTDDPTYREVCAGQTGHAEVVQLEYDPDEISYEKLLEVFFTVHDPTQLNRQGPDVGTQYRSAIYAHSDEQLETAEAFAAELESEGLYEGIETEIEPLETFYEAEEAHQNYFEKNPQDAYCTMHAAPKVEKVRETFTENLEGEQPSP; encoded by the coding sequence ATGGAACGAGCGACGTTCGGCGGCGGCTGTTTCTGGTGTATCGAAGCGGCGTTCGAAGAACTCGCGGGCGTCGAGTCGGTCACCTCCGGGTACGCCGGTGGCCACACCGACGATCCGACCTATCGCGAGGTCTGTGCCGGCCAAACCGGCCACGCGGAGGTCGTCCAACTCGAGTACGATCCCGACGAGATCAGCTACGAGAAACTCCTCGAGGTGTTCTTCACGGTCCACGACCCGACCCAGTTGAACCGACAAGGGCCAGACGTGGGCACCCAGTATCGCTCGGCGATCTACGCCCACAGCGACGAGCAACTCGAGACCGCCGAGGCCTTCGCCGCGGAACTCGAGAGTGAGGGGCTCTACGAGGGTATCGAGACGGAAATCGAGCCACTCGAGACGTTCTACGAAGCCGAAGAAGCACACCAAAACTACTTCGAGAAGAATCCACAGGATGCCTACTGTACGATGCACGCGGCACCGAAGGTCGAGAAAGTTCGCGAGACGTTCACCGAGAACCTCGAGGGCGAACAGCCCTCGCCGTGA